One window of Papaver somniferum cultivar HN1 chromosome 9, ASM357369v1, whole genome shotgun sequence genomic DNA carries:
- the LOC113309875 gene encoding probably inactive leucine-rich repeat receptor-like protein kinase At5g06940 yields the protein MATTTSSIYFIFYLSSFFSFFIFTSSLQETEILLTFKNSIQDPSNSLSTWSNNSLTHFCNWVGITCSTKTPPSITSLNLQNLNLSGQISSSVCKLPNLSHLNLANNVFNQPIPLHLSQCSSLQSLNLSNNLIWGTIPDQVSLFSSLKALDVSKNHIEGKIPDNLGNLKNLEILNLASNLFTGNLPSYVFGNLTELIVLDLSENPFLSSEIPVEIGKFGKLKQLLLQKSGFYGLIPDSLVSLHGLEILDLSQNNLTGVIPPGLRLSLQNLVSLDVSQNKLSGSFPTDACKGKGLINLSLHTNSFTGLVSEALEECLNLERFQVQNNEFSGDFPKQLWSLPKIKLIRAENNRFSGEIADSISEAANLEQVQIDNNKFTGVIPRGLGLVKSLYRFSASVNSLYGDLPLNFCDSPVMSIINLSHNLISGRIPQLTKCRKLVSLALADNNLVGEIPTSLAHLPVLTYLDLSDNNITGPIPQELQNLKLAQFNVSYNKLSGKVPLSLISGLPASSLEGNPDLCGPGLPNSCSDENGKPPARHSKLAYILIMVAFAVGIMVFATILTTMYWSSNRKSRRSNWNSVFFYPLKITEDDIMRVIDSKVALQGRGTFGGVHVIQSPSGEFFAVKKLMNNGSLSLKKLKAEMKTLAKIRHKNITKLLGFFLLEDSVILIYEFVPMGSLGDLICKLDTRLEWGVRLKIAIGAAQGLAYLHKDYVPQLLHRNIKSRNILLDSDFEPKLTDYALDRVVGEIGYQATVTPNMTSSCYMAPEQSCSKKATEQMDVYSFGVVLLELVTGRNAEVTQAEDSSIDVVRWVRRKINTTNGAGQVLDPKISNSFNKEMLDVLDIALLCTCVVPEKRPAMSEVVRSLQSLDSRTQFSSTFCSETELSTPSKSSVQNRN from the exons ATGGCTACTACTACTTCATCAATCTACTTCATTTTCTATCTTTCCtccttcttctcattcttcatctttacttcttctttacaagaaacaGAAATTCTTCTCACTTTCAAAAACTCCATTCAAGACCCAAGTAATTCTCTCTCTACATGGTCTAATAATTCACTTACCCATTTTTGTAACTGGGTTGGAATAACTTGCTCAACCAAAACCCCTCCATCAATCACTTCTCTGAATCTTCAAAATCTTAATCTTTCAGGCCAAATCTCTTCTTCAGTCTGTAAACTTCCGAATCTTTCTCATTTAAATCTtgcaaataatgtctttaatcaACCCATTCCTCTTCATCTTTCACAGTGTAGTTCTTTACAATCACTTAATCTTAGTAATAATCTCATATGGGGAACTATTCCAGATCAAGTTTCTTTGTTTAGTTCTCTGAAAGCTCTTGATGTTAGTAAGAACCACATTGAAGGTAAGATTCCTGATAATCTTGGAAATTTAAAGAATTTAGAAATACTCAACTTGGCTAGCAATTTATTTACAGGTAATCTTCCTTCATATGTTTTTGGTAATCTCACTGAACTTATTGTTCTTGATTTATCTGAAAACCCTTTCCTTTCAAGTGAAATACCTGTTGAGATTGGGAAGTTTGGGAAACTCAAGCAGCTTTTGTTACAGAAATCTGGTTTTTATGGTTTAATTCCTGATTCTCTTGTGAGTTTACATGGGTTAGAAATTTTAGATCTTTCGCAGAATAACTTAACTGGTGTGATTCCTCCTGGACTTAGATTGAGTCTACAAAATTTGGTATCTTTAGATGTTTCACAGAATAAACTATCTGGGTCATTTCCAACTGATGCCTGCAAGGGAAAAGGACTTATAAACTTAAGTTTACATACAAATTCCTTCACGGGTTTAGTATCCGAAGCTCTTGAAGAATGCTTGAATCTTGAGAGATTTCAAGTTCAGAACAATGAGTTTAGTGGGGATTTTCCTAAGCAACTTTGGTCGTTGCCGAAAATCAAGCTAATTAGAGCAGAGAACAATAGGTTTTCAGGTGAAATAGCTGATTCAATTTCTGAGGCTGCTAACTTAGAGCAAGTGCAGATTGATAACAACAAATTTACTGGTGTAATTCCTCGAGGTCTTGGTTTGGTTAAGAGTTTGTACAGATTTTCTGCATCAGTTAATAGTCTATATGGTGATCTTCCTCTAAATTTTTGCGACTCTCCTGTAATGAGTATCATTAATCTTTCACACAATTTGATCTCCGGGAGAATTCCCCAGCTTACAAAATGTAGAAAACTAGTCTCTTTAGCTTTAGCTGATAATAATCTTGTTGGAGAAATCCCGACTTCTCTAGCTCACTTACCAGTTCTAACATACCTCGATCTTTCCGATAATAATATCACTGGTCCTATTCCACAAGAGCTACAGAATCTTAAGCTTGCACAATTCAACGTATCTTACAATAAGCTTTCTGGTAAGGTTCCATTATCCCTTATTTCTGGTCTTCCTGCTTCATCCCTGGAAGGAAACCCTGATCTCTGCGGACCTGGTTTACCAAATTCTTGTTCTGATGAGAACGGTAAACCACCTGCTCGGCACTCCAAGTTGGCCTACATACTGATAATGGTGGCTTTTGCTGTTGGTATCATGGTTTTTGCTACTATATTAACAACAATGTACTGGTCGTCTAACAGAAAATCCCGTCGAAGTAACTGGAATTCTGTGTTTTTCTATCCTTTAAAAATTACTGAAGACGATATAATGAGGGTAATTGATAGCAAGGTTGCATTGCAAGGCAGAGGAACGTTCGGGGGTGTTCACGTTATCCAATCACCTAGTGGTGAATTCTTTGCGGTAAAGAAGTTGATGAACAATGGTTCTCTGTCCTTAAAAAAATTGAAAGCTGAGATGAAGACATTAGCTAAGATCAGACATAAGAACATCACTAAATTGCTTGGTTTTTTTCTGTTGGAGGATTCAGTCATTTTGATATACGAATTTGTACCGATGGGAAGTCTAGGAGATTTAATTTGCAAATTAGATACTCGACTAGAATGGGGTGTTAGGTTGAAGATTGCCATTGGAGCTGCTCAAGGATTAGCTTATCTTCATAAAGATTATGTCCCACAGTTACTGCATAGGAACATTAAATCAAGAAACATTCTTTTGGATTCAGATTTTGAACCAAAACTTACTGATTATGCACTTGACCGAGTAGTTGGAGAAATCGGCTATCAGGCAACCGTTACTCCAAACATGACTTCTTCTTGTTATATGGCACCAG AACAAAGTTGCAGTAAGAAAGCTACTGAGCAAATGGATGTCTACAGCTTTGGTGTTGTGTTGTTAGAGCTAGTAACAGGTCGGAATGCTGAAGTAACACAAGCAGAAGATTCGTCTATAGATGTTGTGAGATGGGTTCGAAGAAAAATCAACACTACAAATGGAGCAGGTCAAGTTCTAGATCCTAAAATCTCAAATTCATTCAATAAAGAGATGTTGGATGTTCTAGATATTGCTCTTCTTTGCACTTGTGTTGTGCCTGAGAAAAGGCCGGCAATGTCTGAAGTCGTAAGATCACTTCAGTCACTAGATTCCAGGACTCAATTCTCAAGTACATTTTGTAGTGAAACTGAATTATCTACTCCATCCAAGAGTTCAGTCCAAAACAGAAATTAA